The following proteins come from a genomic window of Lysinibacillus sp. G4S2:
- a CDS encoding zf-HC2 domain-containing protein: MAQDCSIVEDLLPLYKNQTLQAHTVEYIEQHLANCEHCHQLATSEQSREHHLPMKRTVTFFHLVFIVLSFMFAINSSLLGNHKSFVVSYAIFGCLTYFFYKNIWIVFAISFVPVFVWAIIHNINNPLYVTNYSFTEIGTLLIGASYIAILHTIFALIGAAFAIMLRRLKK; encoded by the coding sequence TTGGCACAGGATTGTTCAATTGTAGAAGATTTATTACCTTTGTATAAAAATCAAACGCTCCAAGCACATACTGTAGAATATATCGAACAACATTTAGCTAATTGTGAGCATTGTCATCAGCTCGCTACTTCAGAGCAATCACGCGAGCATCATTTACCGATGAAAAGAACGGTAACATTTTTCCATCTTGTTTTTATCGTACTGTCCTTTATGTTTGCCATTAACTCATCCTTACTAGGCAATCATAAAAGCTTTGTTGTATCATACGCAATTTTTGGCTGTCTTACTTACTTCTTTTACAAAAACATTTGGATTGTTTTTGCTATTAGCTTTGTACCTGTTTTCGTATGGGCCATCATCCATAATATTAATAATCCACTCTACGTCACTAACTATTCCTTTACGGAAATTGGGACACTGTTGATTGGAGCTAGCTACATCGCTATTTTACATACTATATTTGCACTAATCGGCGCTGCTTTTGCTATTATGTTGCGTAGGCTGAAAAAATAA